In Streptomyces sp. NBC_00306, a single genomic region encodes these proteins:
- a CDS encoding DUF4232 domain-containing protein, protein MRNIRTRTSAVAATALLAALSLTACQGDGNAAVGSPSASTTGGQDSAAAPSAPAAGKPADGGDTASGTSGGKGGTGGKSAGSSASKGGDTGSAVTTPCGDRVKVTYSKVSRPINHGLLTLTNTGSKACNAYHAPLLRFDEAQAATAINDDSRPQAVVTLLPGESAYASIMLSSADGSGTNGSTAKKLAVSFAPRDGGGSTDAAPARITLPAGTYIDTTTSVTYWQSSMEDALTW, encoded by the coding sequence ATGCGCAACATCCGCACCCGCACCTCAGCCGTCGCCGCCACGGCGCTGCTCGCCGCACTGTCGCTCACCGCCTGCCAGGGCGACGGCAATGCGGCGGTCGGCTCGCCCTCCGCGAGCACCACGGGCGGCCAGGACTCGGCCGCGGCGCCCTCGGCCCCGGCCGCCGGCAAGCCTGCGGACGGCGGCGACACGGCGTCCGGCACCAGCGGCGGTAAGGGCGGCACCGGCGGCAAGAGCGCCGGCAGCAGCGCGAGCAAGGGCGGCGACACAGGCAGCGCGGTCACCACCCCCTGCGGCGACCGCGTCAAGGTCACCTACAGCAAGGTCAGCCGCCCCATCAACCACGGCCTGCTCACGCTCACGAACACCGGGTCCAAGGCCTGCAACGCCTACCACGCGCCGCTGCTGCGCTTCGACGAGGCGCAGGCCGCCACCGCGATCAACGACGACAGCCGGCCGCAGGCCGTCGTGACGCTGCTCCCCGGCGAGTCCGCCTACGCGTCGATCATGCTGTCCTCGGCCGACGGCAGCGGCACGAACGGCAGCACGGCGAAGAAGCTGGCCGTGAGCTTCGCCCCGCGCGACGGCGGCGGCTCGACGGACGCCGCACCGGCCAGGATCACGCTCCCGGCCGGCACGTACATCGACACCACCACGTCCGTCACCTACTGGC
- a CDS encoding helix-turn-helix domain-containing protein, producing the protein MYEVAATPEAEELAARLRKLKGRSGRSYGVLAGKLHVSTSTLHRYCNGEAVPTEFAPIERFGRACGASSEELVAVHRKWILADEARRRGKGAPAAAAASEEPDGGFEPAPEPEPEHTPAPGPEPESTPPTALVATATAAPTPRASGARRKRVVVAVAAAAVVALAVPAAVVASQGSGSGTADDDRKGAAGAVKPDGTASRSASPSASTSPSGSPSASAPRKSATPSATASGERAPQRPVTGVPVRAGVSSYNWDSPCGQYFLLDQAPGDVPPPPAPQDHRGWGRALGGVDAGGMRLQLTVTGKAQESVVLNAVHVRVVARKAPLAWQTYSMGEGCGSGITPQTFAVDLDKPRPIVRPVAGQQGDAVVPAKGFPYKVSSGDPQVLNLDLKTEAHDVSWYLEVDWSVGDRHGTVRVDDDGKPFRASAMKGRPRYDYWPEESEWKAR; encoded by the coding sequence ATGTACGAGGTGGCGGCGACGCCCGAGGCCGAGGAACTGGCGGCACGACTCAGAAAACTGAAGGGCCGTTCGGGGCGGAGTTACGGAGTCCTCGCCGGCAAGCTCCACGTCAGCACCTCGACGCTCCACCGGTACTGCAACGGCGAAGCGGTACCGACCGAGTTCGCGCCGATCGAGCGGTTCGGCCGGGCGTGCGGGGCGAGTTCCGAGGAACTGGTGGCCGTGCACCGGAAGTGGATCCTCGCGGACGAGGCACGCAGACGGGGTAAGGGGGCGCCGGCGGCCGCGGCCGCGTCGGAGGAGCCGGACGGGGGCTTTGAACCGGCCCCCGAGCCCGAACCGGAGCACACGCCGGCGCCGGGACCCGAACCCGAGTCCACGCCGCCCACCGCGCTCGTCGCCACGGCCACGGCGGCACCCACACCCAGAGCAAGTGGCGCCCGCCGCAAGCGCGTTGTCGTCGCCGTCGCGGCTGCCGCCGTCGTGGCGCTCGCCGTCCCGGCCGCCGTCGTCGCGAGTCAGGGCAGCGGCTCGGGGACGGCGGACGACGACCGCAAGGGAGCGGCCGGTGCCGTGAAACCCGACGGGACCGCCTCCCGCTCAGCCTCCCCGTCCGCGAGCACCTCGCCGAGCGGCAGCCCCTCCGCGAGCGCACCCCGGAAGTCCGCGACCCCGTCGGCAACGGCCTCCGGCGAGCGGGCGCCACAGCGTCCCGTGACCGGCGTACCGGTGCGGGCCGGCGTCAGCTCGTACAACTGGGACTCGCCGTGCGGGCAGTACTTCCTGCTCGACCAGGCGCCCGGCGACGTGCCGCCGCCGCCCGCCCCTCAGGACCACCGCGGCTGGGGCCGCGCACTCGGCGGCGTCGACGCCGGCGGCATGCGGCTCCAACTGACCGTCACCGGAAAGGCGCAGGAGTCCGTCGTCCTGAACGCCGTGCATGTGCGGGTGGTCGCCCGCAAGGCCCCGCTCGCCTGGCAGACGTACTCGATGGGCGAGGGCTGCGGCAGCGGCATCACTCCGCAGACCTTCGCCGTCGATCTCGACAAGCCCCGGCCGATCGTGCGTCCCGTCGCCGGACAGCAGGGCGACGCGGTCGTGCCCGCCAAAGGCTTCCCGTACAAGGTCTCGTCCGGCGACCCGCAGGTGCTCAACCTCGACCTGAAGACCGAGGCCCACGACGTGAGTTGGTACCTGGAGGTCGACTGGAGCGTCGGCGACCGGCACGGGACCGTGCGTGTCGACGACGACGGCAAGCCGTTCCGGGCCAGCGCGATGAAGGGACGGCCGAGGTACGACTACTGGCCGGAGGAGAGCGAGTGGAAGGCTCGCTGA
- the argS gene encoding arginine--tRNA ligase, which translates to MASVPSLASTVQQRLADALSASLPEAGSADPLLRRSDRADFQANGILALAKKLKGNPRELADKVVAAIPDNDVLKEIEVSGPGFLNITVTDEAIVRTLAARAADDRLGVPHSADAGTTVIDYAQPNVAKEMHVGHLRSAVIGAAMVEILEFTGEKVIRRHHIGDWGTQFGMLIQYLIEHPHELDHQGGEVSGEEAMSSLNRLYKASRTVFDSDEEFKARSRDRVVALQSGDEETLALWQKFVDESKIYFYSVFGKLDMEINDPDVVGESGYNDMLDETCRLLEESGVAVRSEGALCVFFDEVKGPDGNPTPLIVKKSNGGYGYAATDLSAIRDRVQNLAADTLLYVVDARQSLHFKMVFETARRAGWLNDKVDAVQLAFGTVLGKDGKPFKTREGETVRLVDLLDEAVDRATSVVREKAEKVGLSEAEIIENGRQVGIGAVKYADLSTSAVRDYKFDLDQMVSLNGDTSVYLQYAYARIQSIKRKAGEAKPVAHPELELAPAERALGLHLDRFGEVLAEAASSYEPHKLAAYLYQLASHLTTFYDQCHVLSDDNPVEVVENRLFLVDLTGRTLHQGMALLGIRTPERL; encoded by the coding sequence ATGGCCTCGGTCCCTTCCCTCGCTTCGACCGTGCAGCAGCGCCTCGCGGACGCCCTCTCGGCTTCACTGCCGGAGGCCGGGTCCGCCGATCCTCTGCTGCGACGTAGCGACCGGGCCGACTTCCAGGCCAACGGCATCCTGGCGCTCGCCAAGAAGCTCAAGGGCAATCCGCGCGAGCTGGCCGACAAGGTCGTCGCGGCGATCCCGGACAACGACGTGCTGAAGGAGATCGAGGTCTCCGGACCCGGTTTCCTGAACATCACGGTCACCGACGAGGCGATCGTGCGGACGCTCGCGGCCCGCGCCGCCGACGACCGGCTCGGTGTGCCCCACTCCGCCGACGCCGGCACCACGGTGATCGACTACGCGCAGCCGAACGTGGCCAAGGAGATGCACGTCGGCCATCTGCGGTCCGCCGTGATCGGCGCCGCGATGGTGGAGATCCTGGAGTTCACCGGTGAGAAGGTGATCCGGCGTCACCACATCGGCGACTGGGGCACCCAGTTCGGCATGCTCATCCAGTATCTGATCGAGCACCCGCACGAGTTGGACCACCAGGGCGGCGAGGTCTCCGGCGAGGAGGCCATGTCGAGCCTCAACCGGCTCTACAAGGCCTCGCGTACGGTCTTCGACTCCGACGAGGAGTTCAAGGCCCGCTCACGGGACCGGGTCGTGGCGCTCCAGTCGGGCGACGAGGAGACCCTCGCGCTGTGGCAGAAGTTCGTGGACGAGTCGAAGATCTACTTCTACTCGGTCTTCGGCAAGCTCGACATGGAGATCAACGACCCCGACGTGGTCGGTGAGTCCGGCTACAACGACATGCTCGACGAGACCTGCCGGCTGCTGGAGGAGTCGGGCGTCGCCGTCCGCTCCGAGGGCGCGCTCTGTGTCTTCTTCGACGAGGTGAAGGGCCCGGACGGCAACCCGACCCCGCTGATCGTCAAGAAGTCGAACGGCGGCTACGGCTACGCGGCCACCGACCTCTCCGCGATCCGGGACCGGGTGCAGAACCTGGCCGCGGACACGCTGCTCTACGTGGTCGACGCGCGGCAGTCCCTGCACTTCAAGATGGTCTTCGAGACCGCGCGCCGGGCCGGCTGGCTGAACGACAAGGTCGACGCGGTGCAGCTGGCCTTCGGCACGGTGCTCGGCAAGGACGGCAAGCCGTTCAAGACCCGTGAGGGCGAGACGGTCCGGCTGGTGGACCTGCTGGACGAGGCGGTGGACCGGGCGACGTCCGTGGTGCGCGAGAAGGCCGAGAAGGTGGGCCTGAGCGAGGCCGAGATCATCGAGAACGGCCGGCAGGTGGGCATCGGCGCGGTGAAGTACGCCGACCTGTCGACGTCAGCGGTGCGCGACTACAAGTTCGACCTGGACCAGATGGTGTCGCTCAACGGCGACACGTCCGTCTACCTCCAGTATGCGTACGCCCGCATCCAGTCGATCAAGCGCAAGGCGGGAGAGGCGAAGCCTGTGGCGCACCCCGAGCTGGAACTGGCCCCGGCGGAGCGGGCGTTGGGCCTGCACCTGGACCGGTTCGGCGAGGTGCTGGCCGAGGCCGCGTCCTCCTACGAGCCGCACAAGCTGGCCGCGTACCTGTATCAGCTCGCCTCGCACCTGACCACGTTCTACGACCAGTGCCACGTGCTGAGCGACGACAACCCCGTCGAGGTGGTGGAGAACCGCCTCTTCCTCGTCGACCTCACCGGTCGCACGCTGCACCAGGGCATGGCGCTGCTGGGTATCCGTACCCCCGAGCGCCTCTGA
- the lysS gene encoding lysine--tRNA ligase has protein sequence MPKVAQSSTETDWVSRFADDVIADSERRAPGKPVVVASGLSPSGPIHLGNLREVMTPHLVADEIRRRGYEVRHLISWDDYDRFRKVPKGIAGVDDSWHEHIGRPLTSVPAPEGSPYATWAEHFKAAMEASLAELGVEYDGISQTEQYTSGVYREQVLHAMKHRGDIDAILAQYRTKKAPPKKGQKPVDEAELEAAEGSGAAAEDDGASSAGYFPYKPYCGGCNKDLTTVTAYDDETTELTYQCSACGFSETVRLKEFNRGKLVWKVDWPMRWAYEGVIFEPSGVDHSSPGSSFQVGGQIVGIFGGEQPIGPMYAFVGISGMAKMSSSRGGVPTPADALKIMEAPLLRWLYARRRPNQSFKIAFDQEIQRLYDEWDKLESKVADGSALPADLAAHSRAARTAAGELPRTPRPLPYRTLASVVDITAGHDEQTVRILSDLDPANPLSSLDEVRPRLDRAENWISTQVPAEARTVVRSEPDAELLGSLDDEGRESLRLLLEGLDSHWSLDGLTTLVYGVPKVMAGLAPDAKPTPELKTAQRSFFALLYRLLVSRETGPRLPTLLLAVGADRVRKLLAP, from the coding sequence GTGCCGAAAGTGGCTCAGAGCAGCACCGAGACCGACTGGGTCTCCCGTTTCGCGGACGATGTCATCGCAGATTCGGAGCGGCGTGCGCCTGGGAAACCGGTTGTCGTCGCGTCCGGTCTCTCCCCCTCCGGCCCCATCCACCTGGGCAATCTCCGTGAGGTCATGACCCCGCACCTGGTCGCCGACGAGATCCGGCGGCGCGGGTACGAGGTCCGGCACCTGATCTCCTGGGACGACTACGACCGCTTCCGCAAGGTGCCGAAGGGCATCGCGGGTGTGGACGACAGCTGGCACGAGCACATCGGCCGCCCGCTGACCTCGGTGCCCGCCCCGGAGGGCTCGCCGTACGCGACCTGGGCCGAGCACTTCAAGGCCGCGATGGAGGCGTCGCTGGCCGAGCTGGGCGTCGAGTACGACGGCATCAGCCAGACCGAGCAGTACACCTCGGGCGTCTACCGCGAGCAGGTGCTGCACGCGATGAAGCACCGCGGTGACATCGACGCGATCCTCGCGCAGTACCGGACGAAGAAGGCCCCGCCGAAGAAGGGCCAGAAGCCGGTCGACGAGGCCGAGCTGGAGGCCGCGGAGGGCTCCGGCGCCGCGGCCGAGGACGACGGCGCGAGCTCGGCCGGGTACTTCCCGTACAAGCCCTACTGCGGCGGCTGCAACAAGGACCTGACCACGGTCACGGCGTACGACGACGAGACCACCGAGCTGACGTACCAGTGCTCCGCGTGCGGCTTCTCGGAGACGGTCCGGCTGAAGGAGTTCAACCGCGGCAAGCTGGTCTGGAAGGTCGACTGGCCGATGCGCTGGGCCTACGAAGGAGTGATCTTCGAGCCCAGCGGTGTCGACCACTCGTCGCCCGGTTCCTCGTTCCAGGTCGGCGGGCAGATCGTCGGGATCTTCGGCGGCGAGCAGCCGATCGGGCCGATGTACGCGTTCGTCGGGATCTCCGGCATGGCGAAGATGTCGTCGTCGCGGGGCGGCGTGCCGACCCCGGCCGACGCGCTGAAGATCATGGAGGCTCCGCTGCTGCGCTGGCTGTACGCCCGCCGGCGGCCGAACCAGTCCTTCAAGATCGCCTTCGACCAGGAGATCCAGCGGCTGTACGACGAGTGGGACAAGCTCGAGTCCAAGGTCGCCGACGGCAGCGCGCTGCCGGCGGACCTGGCCGCGCACTCCCGCGCCGCCCGTACGGCCGCCGGTGAGCTGCCGCGCACCCCGCGGCCGCTGCCGTACCGGACGCTGGCCTCCGTCGTCGACATCACCGCGGGCCACGACGAGCAGACGGTGCGCATCCTCAGCGACCTGGACCCGGCGAACCCGCTGTCCTCGCTCGACGAGGTGCGGCCGAGGCTGGACCGCGCCGAGAACTGGATCTCCACCCAGGTCCCGGCCGAGGCACGGACCGTCGTGCGCTCCGAGCCCGACGCGGAGCTGCTCGGCTCCCTCGACGACGAGGGCCGCGAGTCGCTGCGCCTCCTGCTGGAGGGGCTGGACTCGCACTGGTCGCTGGACGGGCTCACCACGCTCGTCTACGGCGTGCCGAAGGTGATGGCGGGCCTGGCGCCGGACGCCAAGCCGACGCCGGAGCTGAAGACCGCGCAGCGGTCCTTCTTCGCCCTGCTGTACCGGCTGCTGGTGAGCCGGGAGACCGGCCCGCGGCTGCCGACGCTGCTGCTGGCGGTCGGCGCGGACCGGGTGCGCAAGCTGCTCGCGCCGTAG
- a CDS encoding DUF2637 domain-containing protein yields MAAMQLTRTHRILIALVVSGAVIIAAIGFAGSYAAVRELAERKGFGDFAVVFPIGIDAGICVLLALDLLLTWLRIPFPMLRQTAWLLTVATIAFNGAASWPDPLGVGMHAVIPVLFVVSVEAARHAVGRIADITADKHMEGVRITRWLLSPIPTFKLWRRMKLWELRSYEQVIKLEQDRLIYQARLQARYGRSWRRKAPVESMMPLRLAKYGVPLAETAPAGLAAAGIEPALLPPSPQPQPELQPQPQAQAQLEPQPPRQARGAAQPELPPAQEWPEEHEQYPEPSQEQYENEHHEPYEHEQYEQYAEPGPYGPAQQGGPQQYPQYQEQGQYQEQGPYQEQAQAQGPAVTHSSPWFAAPQVPQEAYQEAYENGFTPPSAEGLESSAVRVPAGPGRTRPLGGVVPGPRSESQAQEQMPPDGDHTEQPTDAADFREAAYPVFESYVKEHSDWPSTEQLDIHLSDAHGIRHPRSAALLRQLMPEFKNRFQADLEAEHIA; encoded by the coding sequence GTGGCCGCGATGCAGCTGACACGCACGCACCGCATACTCATCGCGCTCGTGGTGAGTGGCGCGGTGATCATTGCCGCGATCGGTTTCGCGGGGTCGTACGCGGCCGTGCGCGAACTCGCCGAGCGCAAGGGCTTCGGCGACTTCGCCGTCGTCTTCCCCATCGGCATCGACGCGGGCATCTGTGTGCTGCTCGCCCTCGACCTCCTGCTGACCTGGCTGCGCATCCCCTTCCCGATGCTCCGCCAGACGGCATGGCTGCTCACCGTGGCCACGATCGCGTTCAACGGCGCCGCCTCCTGGCCGGACCCGCTGGGCGTGGGCATGCACGCGGTGATCCCCGTGCTGTTCGTCGTCTCCGTCGAAGCCGCCCGCCACGCGGTGGGCCGGATCGCGGACATCACCGCCGACAAGCACATGGAGGGCGTGCGCATCACGCGCTGGCTGCTCTCCCCGATCCCCACGTTCAAGCTCTGGCGCCGTATGAAGCTGTGGGAGCTGCGCAGTTACGAACAGGTCATCAAGCTGGAACAGGACCGGCTGATCTACCAGGCCCGCCTCCAGGCCCGCTACGGACGCTCCTGGCGCCGCAAGGCCCCCGTCGAGTCGATGATGCCGCTGCGCCTCGCCAAGTACGGTGTGCCGCTCGCCGAAACGGCCCCGGCCGGACTCGCCGCCGCCGGCATCGAACCGGCGCTCCTGCCCCCGTCGCCCCAGCCCCAGCCCGAGCTCCAGCCGCAGCCGCAGGCGCAGGCGCAGCTGGAACCCCAGCCCCCGAGGCAGGCGCGCGGCGCCGCCCAGCCGGAGCTCCCGCCCGCGCAGGAGTGGCCCGAGGAGCACGAGCAGTACCCGGAGCCGTCGCAGGAGCAGTACGAGAACGAGCACCACGAGCCGTACGAGCACGAGCAGTACGAGCAGTACGCCGAGCCCGGCCCGTACGGTCCGGCGCAGCAGGGCGGCCCTCAGCAGTACCCGCAGTACCAGGAGCAGGGGCAGTACCAGGAGCAGGGCCCGTACCAGGAGCAGGCGCAGGCGCAGGGCCCGGCCGTCACCCACTCGAGCCCCTGGTTCGCCGCTCCCCAGGTGCCGCAGGAGGCGTACCAGGAGGCGTACGAGAACGGCTTCACCCCGCCGTCCGCCGAGGGCCTGGAGTCCAGTGCCGTACGGGTCCCCGCGGGCCCGGGCCGCACCCGCCCGCTCGGCGGTGTCGTCCCCGGCCCCCGGTCCGAGAGCCAGGCGCAGGAGCAGATGCCGCCGGACGGGGACCACACGGAGCAGCCGACCGATGCCGCGGACTTCCGCGAGGCGGCCTACCCGGTGTTCGAGTCGTATGTGAAGGAGCACAGCGACTGGCCGAGCACCGAGCAGCTCGACATACATCTCTCGGACGCCCACGGCATCCGGCACCCGCGCAGCGCGGCGCTGCTGCGCCAGCTGATGCCCGAGTTCAAGAACCGCTTCCAGGCCGACCTCGAGGCCGAGCACATCGCCTGA
- a CDS encoding DUF3558 family protein produces MHRSASRLTRILACAAVPVMLVVAGCSSDSDGKKESGADKPAAASSQDSADAPKPQNIEPAKFAKLPDACDAITAKTIETLVPETKTKNGTAGKTSDTTTRGSCSWNGLEDKGVKGSQYRWLDVSFLRYESESSLGVSGQKRAEDNYAKEVAKAQAAQGAKNLRTSPAAGVGEDAKAIGYELKKTDEDFTYATIVTRTDNVVITLTYNGTGYAGAKPPAATDLMKGAITAAKQAVASVTAANK; encoded by the coding sequence ATGCACCGTTCAGCCTCGCGACTCACCCGCATTCTCGCCTGTGCAGCCGTCCCGGTGATGCTCGTCGTCGCCGGTTGCTCGTCGGACTCCGACGGCAAGAAGGAGTCGGGCGCCGACAAGCCGGCCGCAGCGAGTTCCCAGGACTCCGCGGACGCGCCGAAGCCGCAGAACATCGAGCCGGCGAAGTTCGCCAAGCTCCCCGACGCCTGCGACGCGATCACCGCGAAGACGATCGAGACGCTGGTCCCGGAGACGAAGACGAAGAACGGCACGGCCGGCAAGACCTCGGACACCACCACCCGCGGCAGCTGCTCCTGGAACGGCCTGGAGGACAAGGGCGTCAAGGGCTCGCAGTACCGCTGGCTCGACGTGTCCTTCCTGCGCTACGAGTCGGAGTCGTCCCTGGGCGTCAGCGGCCAGAAGCGCGCCGAGGACAACTACGCCAAGGAAGTCGCCAAGGCCCAGGCCGCGCAGGGCGCGAAGAACCTGCGGACCTCTCCCGCCGCCGGTGTCGGCGAGGACGCCAAGGCGATCGGTTACGAGCTGAAGAAGACCGACGAGGACTTCACCTACGCCACCATCGTGACCCGCACGGACAACGTCGTGATCACGCTGACCTACAACGGCACGGGCTACGCGGGCGCCAAGCCGCCGGCCGCCACGGACCTGATGAAGGGCGCCATCACGGCGGCCAAGCAGGCCGTCGCCTCCGTGACCGCTGCGAACAAGTAA
- a CDS encoding DUF3558 domain-containing protein produces MQRKAYVPGLAALLAVLVAGCSAGDGSDGSATDSKAGEGTQSVAEPGKYRTLLEPCGSVERGTLKDLLPGTAELPEEQQQRIFRGTAAVTYDTDRRVGCNWKADSPDASHTLSLDFERVVSYDTSVSDDDRAQEVFATKQAGASLPVAQDPRDEKGTASPPAGSPSGPASPSGSPSPGASAGTDDPSATPEGLEPRELDGLGDAAFLDDVLNPAGAGSTAQRRTVSVVFRTSNVIVTIVYREQPARTTEVPDSKELQEKAQSLARNLVEKFSD; encoded by the coding sequence GTGCAACGAAAGGCGTACGTGCCCGGTCTTGCGGCGCTGCTCGCGGTGCTGGTCGCAGGCTGCAGCGCCGGGGACGGCAGCGACGGCTCGGCCACGGACTCCAAGGCCGGCGAGGGCACGCAGTCCGTCGCGGAGCCCGGCAAGTACCGCACGCTGCTCGAACCGTGCGGCTCCGTCGAGCGCGGCACGCTCAAGGACCTGTTGCCCGGTACCGCCGAGCTCCCCGAGGAGCAGCAGCAGCGCATCTTCCGCGGCACGGCCGCCGTGACCTATGACACCGACCGCCGTGTCGGCTGTAACTGGAAGGCCGACTCCCCCGACGCCTCGCACACCCTGAGCCTCGACTTCGAGCGCGTGGTGTCGTACGACACCTCGGTGAGCGACGACGACCGGGCGCAGGAGGTGTTCGCGACGAAGCAGGCGGGCGCCTCGCTGCCGGTCGCCCAGGACCCGCGCGACGAGAAGGGCACGGCCTCCCCGCCGGCCGGCAGCCCGTCCGGGCCCGCGTCACCGAGCGGCAGCCCATCGCCGGGCGCGAGCGCCGGCACGGACGATCCGTCGGCCACCCCCGAGGGGCTGGAGCCCCGGGAGCTCGACGGCCTCGGCGACGCGGCCTTCCTGGATGACGTCCTGAACCCCGCGGGCGCCGGATCCACCGCCCAGCGGAGGACCGTGAGCGTGGTGTTCCGCACATCCAACGTGATCGTGACCATCGTGTACCGGGAGCAGCCGGCGCGTACGACCGAGGTCCCCGACAGCAAGGAACTGCAGGAAAAGGCGCAGAGTCTGGCCCGGAACCTGGTGGAGAAGTTCAGCGACTGA
- a CDS encoding RtcB family protein, with product MSYVEVPGAKVPIRMWTDPASVEDVAMQQLRNVATLPWIKGLAVMPDVHYGKGATVGSVIAMHGAVCPAAVGVDIGCGMSAVKTSLTANDLPGDLSRLRSKIEQAIPVGRGMHGDPVDPGRVFGFPTGGWDDFWTRFDFVADEVKFRRERATKQMGTLGSGNHFVEFCLDESGAVWLMLHSGSRNIGKELAEYHMGQAQKLPHNQGLIDRDLAVFIADTPQMGAYRNDLFWAQEYAKYNRAIMMGLFQEVVRKEFRKAKVTFDPVISCHHNYVAEERYEGMDLLVTRKGAIRAGSGDFGIIPGSMGTGSYIVKGLGNEKSFNSASHGAGRRMSRNAAKKRFSTKDLEEQTRGVECRKDSGVVDEIPGAYKPIEKVIDQQRDLVEVVAKLKQVICVKG from the coding sequence ATGTCGTATGTAGAGGTGCCGGGTGCGAAGGTCCCCATCCGGATGTGGACGGACCCGGCCTCGGTCGAGGACGTCGCGATGCAGCAGCTGCGCAATGTGGCGACGCTGCCGTGGATCAAGGGCCTCGCCGTCATGCCGGACGTCCACTACGGCAAGGGCGCGACGGTCGGCTCCGTCATCGCGATGCACGGAGCGGTCTGCCCGGCGGCGGTCGGCGTCGACATCGGCTGCGGCATGTCCGCGGTGAAGACGTCGCTCACGGCGAACGACCTGCCCGGTGACCTCTCACGGCTGCGCTCGAAGATCGAGCAGGCGATTCCGGTCGGCCGGGGCATGCACGGCGACCCGGTGGACCCGGGACGGGTGTTCGGCTTCCCGACGGGCGGCTGGGACGACTTCTGGACCCGGTTCGACTTCGTGGCGGACGAGGTCAAGTTCCGCCGGGAGCGCGCGACGAAGCAGATGGGAACGCTGGGCAGCGGCAACCACTTCGTCGAGTTCTGCCTGGACGAGTCGGGAGCGGTGTGGCTGATGCTGCACTCCGGCTCGCGGAACATCGGCAAGGAGCTCGCGGAGTACCACATGGGCCAGGCCCAGAAGCTGCCGCACAACCAGGGCCTGATCGACCGGGACCTCGCGGTCTTCATCGCGGACACCCCGCAGATGGGGGCGTACCGGAACGACCTCTTCTGGGCGCAGGAGTACGCGAAGTACAACCGCGCGATCATGATGGGGCTGTTCCAGGAAGTGGTCCGCAAGGAGTTCCGCAAGGCGAAGGTGACGTTCGACCCGGTGATCTCCTGCCACCACAACTACGTGGCGGAGGAGCGGTACGAGGGCATGGACCTGCTGGTGACCCGTAAGGGAGCGATCCGGGCGGGCAGCGGGGACTTCGGCATCATCCCGGGTTCGATGGGCACGGGCTCGTACATCGTGAAGGGTCTGGGCAACGAGAAGTCGTTCAACTCGGCGTCGCACGGGGCGGGTCGGCGGATGAGCCGGAACGCGGCGAAGAAGCGCTTCTCGACGAAGGACCTGGAGGAGCAGACGCGGGGTGTGGAGTGCCGTAAGGACTCGGGTGTGGTGGACGAGATCCCGGGGGCGTACAAGCCGATCGAGAAGGTGATCGACCAGCAGAGGGATCTGGTGGAGGTCGTGGCGAAGCTGAAGCAGGTCATCTGTGTGAAGGGCTGA
- a CDS encoding NAD(P)H-binding protein translates to MTDRISQVLVLGGTGKTGRRVADALRRGGLAPVVASRRGPVRFDWADRQTWEPAVSGIEAVYVVDSSGPEASAEVEAFAAVAAGAGVRRLVLLSARVFGEMAGEGLLGTEDAVKASGLEWTILRPTWFAQNFTEERTYFGTLWDGSGELRLPTGGGREAFVDLEDLADVAAAALTQDGHAGRTYVLSGPRSLTFGEAVGQIAEASGRPLHYIPVTEDEFRAELAAAGRADDGILALCRHICEGTGAEPVGGVREALGRAPRDFSDYVNRTDFSSL, encoded by the coding sequence ATGACAGATCGCATCTCCCAGGTTCTTGTTCTCGGGGGCACTGGTAAGACGGGTAGACGTGTAGCCGACGCGCTCCGCCGGGGTGGTCTGGCTCCGGTGGTGGCTTCGCGTCGGGGTCCGGTCCGGTTCGATTGGGCTGATCGTCAGACGTGGGAGCCCGCGGTTTCCGGGATCGAGGCGGTGTACGTCGTCGACTCGTCGGGCCCGGAAGCGTCCGCCGAAGTCGAAGCTTTCGCCGCGGTCGCCGCAGGCGCCGGGGTGCGCCGACTCGTCCTGCTGTCGGCCCGAGTGTTCGGTGAGATGGCCGGTGAAGGGCTGCTTGGCACGGAGGACGCTGTGAAAGCGTCAGGTCTCGAGTGGACGATCCTGCGTCCGACGTGGTTCGCACAGAACTTCACCGAGGAGCGCACATACTTTGGAACCCTCTGGGACGGCTCCGGCGAGCTGCGGCTGCCCACGGGGGGAGGCCGGGAGGCTTTCGTCGATCTGGAGGATCTAGCGGATGTGGCCGCGGCAGCGTTGACGCAGGACGGCCATGCGGGCCGCACGTACGTACTATCGGGGCCGCGTTCCTTGACCTTTGGCGAGGCAGTCGGGCAGATCGCCGAAGCGTCGGGCCGGCCGTTGCACTACATCCCCGTCACCGAGGATGAATTTCGTGCCGAACTTGCCGCCGCCGGGAGGGCGGACGATGGCATCCTCGCGTTGTGTCGGCACATCTGCGAAGGAACCGGTGCCGAGCCTGTTGGCGGGGTCCGTGAGGCCTTGGGCCGGGCACCCCGAGACTTTTCCGATTACGTCAACCGAACCGACTTCAGCTCCCTGTAG